In a single window of the Candidatus Krumholzibacteriia bacterium genome:
- the der gene encoding ribosome biogenesis GTPase Der — MPHSNTIAIVGRPNVGKSTLFNRMVGRQVSVVHASPGVTRDRLSAPIEHNGRRLYLLDTGGISLDGEELSEKTRDSALEALDEAGLVLFLVDVLNGVTEEDLQVARILRRQSERVWLLVNKVERKDDEFAFHEFHSLGLGDPHPISALHGMGIADLWERLEAEYPPVPEPSEGEESMRMALVGRPNAGKSSIVNALLGEDRMIVSDIPGTTRDAVDSSLRWHGRDVILVDTAGLRRKARVKKSLEIYSNLRSLSAIDYSDVVVLVLDGDRELAEQDLKIASHAHESGRGIVLCMNKWDLVDKESSTMGDYVRKIRDQLGFVDYAPLIFISAKTHQRIHLLLEKAWSVFEHRQKRYPTRELNLLLENIMKSKPPHHHRGGTGKMYYVSQVYSAPPTFQIFVNNADWFPEHYRRFLGNRFREAFQIEGSKVRLRLSPRKAES, encoded by the coding sequence GTGCCTCATTCAAATACTATCGCGATTGTGGGCCGCCCGAATGTGGGGAAGTCGACGCTTTTCAACCGAATGGTGGGGCGACAGGTTTCGGTGGTTCACGCCAGCCCGGGAGTGACGCGCGACCGGCTTTCCGCTCCCATTGAACACAATGGCCGCCGCCTCTACTTGCTGGACACGGGAGGAATCTCCCTGGACGGAGAGGAGCTTAGTGAAAAGACGCGGGACAGCGCACTTGAAGCCCTCGATGAAGCAGGTCTTGTTCTCTTTCTCGTGGATGTCCTAAATGGTGTCACGGAGGAAGACCTGCAGGTAGCAAGAATTCTCAGACGGCAGTCCGAGCGGGTCTGGCTTTTGGTGAACAAGGTGGAGAGGAAGGATGATGAATTCGCATTCCATGAGTTTCATTCTCTTGGACTGGGAGATCCCCACCCCATCTCAGCACTTCACGGCATGGGGATTGCCGACCTCTGGGAGAGGCTGGAAGCGGAGTATCCTCCGGTACCGGAACCTTCTGAAGGCGAAGAGTCCATGCGCATGGCCCTTGTGGGTCGCCCGAATGCCGGCAAGAGCAGTATCGTAAATGCCCTGCTCGGAGAAGACCGGATGATTGTTAGCGACATTCCAGGAACTACCCGGGATGCCGTGGACTCAAGCTTGCGCTGGCATGGACGGGATGTGATTCTCGTCGATACCGCCGGCCTGAGAAGAAAGGCGCGAGTCAAGAAGAGCCTGGAGATCTACAGTAATCTCCGTAGTCTCTCTGCGATCGACTACTCGGATGTCGTGGTATTGGTTCTCGACGGTGACCGGGAACTTGCAGAGCAGGATCTGAAGATCGCCTCTCATGCCCATGAGTCGGGGCGCGGCATCGTTCTTTGTATGAACAAGTGGGATCTCGTGGACAAGGAATCCTCTACGATGGGGGATTATGTGCGCAAGATACGGGACCAACTCGGATTCGTCGACTACGCTCCGCTGATCTTTATCTCGGCCAAGACGCATCAGCGAATTCACCTGCTACTGGAGAAAGCCTGGAGCGTATTTGAACATCGGCAGAAGCGGTATCCGACTCGGGAGTTGAACCTTCTTCTTGAGAACATCATGAAGAGCAAACCTCCTCACCATCATCGCGGCGGAACCGGGAAGATGTACTATGTCTCTCAGGTGTATTCTGCTCCCCCGACCTTTCAGATCTTCGTGAATAATGCGGACTGGTTCCCGGAGCATTACCGCAGGTTCCTCGGAAACCGTTTCCGTGAAGCTTTTCAGATTGAAGGCAGCAAGGTGCGACTGAGACTGAGTCCCCGAAAGGCGGAATCATGA